The Tenrec ecaudatus isolate mTenEca1 chromosome 6, mTenEca1.hap1, whole genome shotgun sequence genome has a window encoding:
- the BTG1 gene encoding protein BTG1, with translation MHPFYTRAATMIGEIAAAVSFISKFLRTKGLTSERQLQTFSQSLQELMAEHYKHHWFPEKPCKGSGYRCIRINHKMDPLIGQAAQRIGLSSQELFRLLPSELTLWVDPYEVSYRIGEDGSICVLYEASPAGGSAPNSSNMQMVDSRISCKEELLLGRTSPSKSYNMMTVSG, from the exons ATGCATCCCTTCTACACTCGGGCTGCCACCATGATAGGCGAGATCGCTGCCGCGGTGTCTTTCATCTCCAAGTTCCTCCGCACCAAGGGGCTCACGAGCGAGCGACAGCTGCAGACCTTCAGCCAGAGTCTGCAGGAGCTAATGGCAG AACATTATAAACATCACTGGTTCCCAGAGAAGCCGTGCAAAGGATCAGGTTACCGTTGTATTCGCATCAACCATAAAATGGATCCTCTGATTGGACAAGCAGCACAGCGGATTGGACTGAGCAGTCAGGAGCTGTTCAGGCTGCTCCCCAGCGAACTCACACTCTGGGTTGACCCCTACGAAGTGTCCTACCGGATCGGAGAGGATGGCTCCATCTGTGTGCTGTACGAAGCCTCGCCAGCAGGAGGTAGCGCTCCGAACAGCAGCAACATGCAAATGGTAGACAGCAGGATCAGCTGTAAGGAGGAACTTCTCTTGGGCCGAACAAGCCCTTCCAAAAGCTACAATATGATGACTGTATCAGGTTAA